From a region of the Chiloscyllium punctatum isolate Juve2018m chromosome 1, sChiPun1.3, whole genome shotgun sequence genome:
- the paqr3a gene encoding progestin and adipoQ receptor family member 3a isoform X3 yields the protein MTTVLPAASASRDDYVIYSICLFCFQVCMLCSVGYHLFCCHRSEKANRRWMALDYAGIAIGILGCYVPAVFYAFYCNEYWRQVYLIMVLAMILAVFFAQIHPYYLTKQWYSLRALIFCCVSVYGFIPTIHWIWQNGGMNTPIVQAFVPRVFVMYLMGAVAIFLYVTKIPERYFPGQLNYLGSSHQCWHILVVLMFYWWHQTGVYIMQYRHKQPCLELMST from the exons ATGACCACTGTACTTCCTGCGGCAAGTGCCTCTAGAGATGATTATGTTATATATTCCATATGTCTCTTCTGCTTCCAG GTTTGTATGCTGTGCTCAGTGGGCTATCATCTATTCTGCTGCCATCGCTCAGAGAAAGCAAATAGACGCTGGATGGCCCTTGATTATGCTGGTATTGCCATTGGGATTTTGGGCTGCTATGTCCCTGCAGTATTCTATGCCTTTTACTGCAATGAA TATTGGCGACAGGTGTACTTAATAATGGTGCTGGCTATGATACTGGCAGTATTCTTTGCACAAATCCATCCATATTACCTCACAAAGCAGTGGTACAGCCTACGGGCGCTCATCTTTtgctgtgtctctgtgtatgggTTTATCCCAACAATACACTGGATCTGGCAGAATGGAGGGATGAACACACCAATTGTTCAG GCATTTGTTCCACGTGTATTTGTGATGTATTTGATGGGTGCAGTAGCTATTTTTCTCTACGTTACGAAAATTCCAGAAAGATATTTTCCAG GTCAGCTCAACTACCTCGGTTCTAGTCATCAGTGCTGGCATATCCTTGTTGTATTGATGTTTTATTGGTGGCACCAAACTGGAGTCTATATCATGCAGTACAGACACAAACAACCCTGTTTAGAACTAATGAGTACATAA